From one Nitrospirota bacterium genomic stretch:
- a CDS encoding cytochrome c biogenesis protein CcdA, giving the protein MNDISFTLAFLAGILSFLSPCVLPLIPSYVSFITGISFTDLTVGSDRKRIRYVTMTNSAAFIAGFSTVFIALGISSSAIGQFLFMYLDFLRIIGGALIIVFGLFIAGFLKIGFFLPEKKIRLSGKPAGYIGTFLVGMTFAAGWSPCIGPILGTILVYAGSKGSALYGVQLLAVYSLGLALPFFISAVAMNMFLSYSSRIAKHMRVIMVISGLLLIIFGIMLLTDQIRVIGRLFPDLGIKL; this is encoded by the coding sequence ATGAATGATATCTCCTTCACCCTTGCCTTTCTCGCAGGTATTCTCTCATTCCTGTCGCCCTGCGTTCTGCCACTGATTCCTTCATATGTGTCATTTATTACCGGTATTTCATTCACAGACCTCACTGTTGGGAGCGACAGAAAAAGAATCAGATATGTAACAATGACAAATTCGGCTGCGTTCATCGCCGGGTTTTCGACAGTATTCATTGCGCTTGGCATATCCTCGTCTGCGATAGGTCAGTTTCTCTTCATGTACCTGGACTTCCTCAGGATAATCGGAGGGGCACTCATTATTGTCTTTGGTCTTTTTATTGCGGGATTCCTGAAAATCGGCTTTTTCCTGCCGGAAAAGAAGATCCGCCTGAGCGGAAAACCTGCCGGATATATCGGAACATTTCTGGTCGGGATGACCTTTGCTGCAGGATGGAGTCCCTGTATAGGACCGATACTCGGAACAATCCTTGTGTATGCCGGTTCCAAGGGGTCTGCTCTTTACGGGGTCCAGCTGCTTGCGGTGTACTCGCTCGGCCTCGCATTGCCGTTTTTCATCTCAGCTGTCGCCATGAATATGTTTCTCAGCTATTCATCCAGAATTGCAAAACACATGCGGGTGATAATGGTTATCAGTGGTCTGCTGCTGATCATCTTCGGCATAATGCTGCTGACCGATCAGATACGTGTCATCGGAAGGCTCTTCCCGGATCTCGGGATCAAATTGTAA
- a CDS encoding MogA/MoaB family molybdenum cofactor biosynthesis protein → MITVAVLTISDKGARGEREDLSGPSIQDMLKGIKAEVRYAEILPDEKELIKKKLLHYSKEVDLIFTTGGTGLSPRDVTPEATLEVIEKEVPGIAEAMRTEGLKKTRRAMLSRAVAGVRGTSLIINLPGSPRAVQESLTAIIDVIPHALEKLKGDPSECGTP, encoded by the coding sequence ATGATAACAGTTGCGGTCTTAACGATAAGCGATAAGGGGGCAAGGGGCGAAAGAGAAGATCTCAGCGGCCCCTCTATTCAGGATATGCTCAAAGGCATTAAGGCTGAGGTCAGATACGCTGAAATTCTGCCTGATGAAAAGGAACTCATCAAGAAAAAGCTTCTCCACTACAGCAAGGAGGTTGATCTGATATTCACTACAGGCGGGACAGGCCTTTCTCCCAGAGATGTCACACCGGAAGCGACTCTCGAGGTCATTGAGAAAGAAGTCCCCGGGATTGCCGAAGCCATGAGGACAGAAGGCTTGAAAAAGACACGCAGGGCGATGCTCTCAAGGGCAGTGGCTGGCGTGAGGGGAACATCCTTAATCATCAATCTCCCGGGAAGTCCCCGGGCGGTTCAGGAAAGCCTGACAGCGATCATTGATGTTATCCCGCATGCACTTGAGAAGCTCAAGGGAGATCCTTCGGAATGCGGTACTCCGTAA
- the kdsA gene encoding 3-deoxy-8-phosphooctulonate synthase, giving the protein MDGIPVSDAILGGDNNPLFIIAGPCVIENEDVVFHSAEMLREMCAREGLPLLFKSSYDKANRTSVSSFRGPGIEKGLRILMDVKSRFHIPVIADVHSVEEVRPAAEVLDMIQIPALLCRQTDLILAAANSGKPVNIKKGQFIAPWDVRNIIDKFVSTGNRNLFITERGTSFGYNNLVVDFRGIPIIRSFGFPVIFDVTHSLQLPGGKGTSSGGQREFAEPLARAAVATGVDGLFMEVHPDPEKALCDGPNMIRLSELQTLLKTVKAIDSLVKKRSVN; this is encoded by the coding sequence ATGGACGGAATACCCGTCTCCGATGCCATACTCGGCGGCGATAACAATCCCCTGTTTATTATTGCTGGCCCGTGTGTGATCGAGAATGAAGATGTAGTATTTCACTCTGCGGAGATGCTCCGCGAAATGTGTGCCCGTGAAGGTCTTCCCCTGTTGTTCAAGAGTTCCTATGACAAGGCAAACCGGACATCTGTGTCTTCATTCAGGGGGCCGGGAATAGAAAAGGGATTAAGAATCCTTATGGATGTGAAAAGCAGATTTCATATCCCTGTCATCGCAGATGTCCATTCTGTCGAAGAAGTCAGGCCGGCTGCGGAAGTGCTGGATATGATCCAGATACCCGCTCTCCTGTGCAGGCAGACAGACCTTATTCTGGCGGCAGCGAATTCCGGAAAACCGGTCAATATCAAAAAGGGACAGTTTATTGCCCCCTGGGATGTACGGAACATCATCGACAAATTTGTCTCAACAGGGAACAGGAATCTCTTTATCACAGAAAGAGGGACATCTTTTGGATACAATAATCTTGTGGTAGATTTCAGAGGGATTCCGATCATACGGTCATTCGGATTCCCTGTTATCTTCGACGTTACCCACAGTCTTCAGCTTCCCGGAGGAAAAGGAACGTCATCCGGAGGGCAGAGGGAATTCGCAGAACCCCTCGCAAGGGCAGCAGTTGCAACCGGTGTGGACGGACTGTTTATGGAAGTGCATCCTGACCCGGAAAAGGCGTTGTGCGACGGGCCGAATATGATAAGGCTTTCAGAACTTCAGACATTGCTGAAAACTGTCAAAGCCATCGACAGTCTGGTGAAAAAACGGTCAGTTAATTGA
- a CDS encoding CTP synthase has translation MAKYIFVTGGVVSALGKGIAAAATGALLEAKGLKVTLQKLDPYINVDPGTLSPFQHGEVFVTDDGAETDLDLGHYERFTSIRTSQLNNYTTGKIYYNVITKERRGDYLGETVQVIPHLTDEIKRAIKSASNGYDVVIVEIGGTIGDIESLPFLEAIRQFRYDVGRENVLYIHLTLIPYIKTAGEIKTKPTQHSVKEFREIGIQPDIVLCRTEWPLPPDVKKKIAIHCNLEVDAVISAKDVDTIYEVPLDFHNEGLDYLISRKFSLNPSEPDLSLWKDIIRKIKEPKHEVTIAIVGKYTGLKDSYKSLIEALTHGGIANDTRVNLKWIDSEEIEILGPERYLSDAGGILVPGGFGYRGIEGKVKAINYAREKKMPFFGICLGMQCAVIEFARNACGLPANSTEFDLNTKDPVIYLMERWYDFRKERVEVRSESSHMGGTMRLGAYPCTLKEGTNAYRAYGVKEISERHRHRYEFNNAYRGILTRHGLKISGLSPDEELVEIIEIEDHPWFLGCQFHPEFKSRPTDPHPLFREFIGAALREKRSLFPHMEVNREEKSRGV, from the coding sequence ATGGCTAAATACATCTTTGTAACAGGCGGAGTCGTTTCCGCGCTCGGAAAAGGTATTGCAGCAGCTGCGACCGGCGCCCTCCTTGAGGCGAAAGGCCTGAAGGTCACGCTTCAGAAGCTGGATCCGTATATCAATGTTGACCCCGGCACATTGAGTCCTTTCCAGCATGGCGAGGTATTTGTGACCGACGATGGCGCTGAAACTGATCTTGATCTCGGCCATTACGAGCGCTTTACCTCGATACGCACCTCGCAGCTGAACAATTATACCACCGGCAAGATATATTACAACGTCATCACCAAGGAGAGGAGGGGCGATTATCTCGGGGAGACGGTTCAGGTAATTCCTCACCTAACGGATGAGATAAAACGTGCCATAAAATCGGCAAGCAACGGATACGATGTCGTTATTGTCGAGATAGGGGGGACTATCGGTGACATCGAAAGCCTCCCGTTCCTCGAAGCGATCAGGCAGTTCAGGTATGATGTCGGCAGGGAAAACGTGCTGTATATCCATCTTACCCTCATCCCCTACATCAAGACAGCGGGTGAAATCAAGACAAAGCCTACACAGCACAGTGTAAAGGAGTTCAGAGAGATAGGCATTCAGCCGGATATCGTATTGTGCAGGACAGAATGGCCGCTCCCCCCGGATGTGAAAAAGAAGATCGCGATTCACTGTAACCTTGAAGTAGATGCGGTCATTTCAGCAAAAGATGTGGATACGATATACGAAGTCCCGCTGGATTTTCATAATGAAGGTCTTGATTATCTTATATCCAGAAAGTTCAGTCTCAACCCGAGTGAGCCTGATCTCTCGCTCTGGAAGGATATCATAAGAAAGATAAAGGAACCAAAGCATGAGGTAACGATAGCAATAGTCGGGAAGTACACAGGGCTGAAGGATTCATACAAGAGCCTTATAGAGGCGCTTACCCACGGTGGTATTGCGAATGATACTCGTGTAAACCTGAAGTGGATAGATTCAGAAGAGATAGAAATACTCGGCCCTGAAAGGTATCTGTCGGATGCAGGCGGAATCCTTGTTCCGGGAGGATTCGGATACAGAGGCATCGAGGGCAAAGTTAAGGCCATAAATTATGCACGTGAAAAGAAAATGCCTTTTTTTGGTATTTGTCTCGGCATGCAGTGTGCGGTAATAGAGTTCGCCAGGAACGCGTGCGGTCTCCCTGCAAACAGCACAGAATTCGATCTGAATACGAAGGACCCGGTCATCTATCTCATGGAACGCTGGTATGACTTCAGAAAGGAGAGGGTTGAGGTCCGTTCGGAAAGTTCCCACATGGGTGGCACTATGAGGCTGGGCGCTTATCCCTGTACACTCAAGGAGGGGACTAATGCGTACAGGGCATATGGAGTGAAAGAGATATCAGAGAGGCACCGCCACAGGTATGAATTCAACAATGCCTACCGGGGAATCCTCACGAGACATGGTCTGAAAATAAGCGGTCTCAGTCCTGACGAGGAGCTTGTCGAAATCATTGAAATTGAGGACCATCCATGGTTCCTCGGCTGCCAGTTCCATCCTGAATTCAAGTCACGGCCGACAGATCCCCATCCTCTTTTCAGGGAATTTATCGGAGCTGCATTGCGCGAGAAGAGATCGTTGTTCCCGCATATGGAAGTGAACAGAGAAGAAAAAAGCAGGGGTGTTTAG
- the ahcY gene encoding adenosylhomocysteinase codes for MVKHDVKDIAFAKKGKLRIEWAAQEMPVLKSIAERFGKEKPLKGLRLSACLHVTTETANLMETLKAGGAEVALCASNPLSTQDDVAASLVKFSHIPVFAVKGENNKTYYKHISDALSFAPHITMDDGADLVSTLHKSRKDLLKGIIAGTEETTTGVIRLKAMAEKGVLKYPIIAVNDAYTKYMFDNRYGTGQSTIDGIMRATNRLLAGAVFVVSGYGWCGKGIAMRAKGMGARVIITETNPLRALEATMDGFEMMPVKEAAKIGDIFVTATGDIDVISKECFSVMKNGAILSNSGHFNVEISIHELKKMSKKRRMIREFVEEFTLKNNRKIYLLGEGRLINLASAEGHPSSVMDMSFANQALCAEYIARNYPKLAKKVYSVPEEIDKKIALLKLRAMGIKIDTLTPGQQHYLESWEMGT; via the coding sequence ATGGTAAAGCACGATGTTAAGGATATTGCATTTGCGAAGAAAGGGAAACTCAGGATTGAATGGGCTGCCCAGGAAATGCCGGTGCTCAAGAGTATCGCGGAACGCTTCGGGAAAGAAAAACCCCTGAAAGGACTCAGGTTATCAGCCTGCCTGCATGTTACCACTGAAACGGCGAATCTCATGGAGACACTGAAAGCAGGAGGTGCAGAGGTAGCCCTTTGTGCGTCCAACCCGTTAAGCACACAGGACGATGTTGCGGCCTCTCTGGTGAAATTTTCACATATCCCTGTTTTTGCCGTGAAGGGGGAAAACAATAAGACCTATTACAAGCACATCAGCGATGCGCTTTCATTTGCGCCGCATATTACCATGGACGATGGTGCTGACCTTGTCTCTACGCTCCACAAGTCAAGAAAGGATCTGCTCAAGGGGATTATTGCCGGGACTGAAGAGACGACCACAGGAGTCATTCGCCTTAAGGCGATGGCAGAAAAAGGGGTATTGAAATACCCGATCATTGCCGTGAATGATGCATATACCAAATATATGTTTGATAACCGGTATGGTACCGGACAGAGCACGATCGACGGGATAATGAGGGCAACGAACAGGCTGCTGGCCGGCGCTGTCTTTGTGGTATCCGGGTATGGATGGTGTGGAAAAGGGATTGCAATGAGGGCAAAGGGTATGGGTGCCCGGGTTATTATCACTGAAACAAATCCCCTGAGGGCGCTCGAGGCAACAATGGACGGATTCGAAATGATGCCTGTGAAGGAAGCCGCGAAAATAGGGGATATCTTCGTAACTGCAACCGGCGATATCGATGTTATTTCGAAGGAATGTTTCTCTGTCATGAAAAACGGTGCAATCCTCAGCAACTCGGGGCACTTCAATGTTGAAATATCCATTCATGAGCTTAAGAAAATGTCAAAGAAGAGACGCATGATAAGGGAATTTGTCGAGGAATTCACCCTGAAAAACAACCGGAAAATTTATCTGCTCGGCGAGGGGAGGCTTATCAACCTTGCTTCTGCAGAAGGGCATCCCTCTTCTGTGATGGATATGAGTTTTGCAAACCAGGCTCTCTGCGCCGAGTATATTGCGAGGAATTATCCCAAACTGGCAAAGAAGGTATACAGTGTCCCTGAAGAGATTGATAAAAAGATCGCATTACTGAAGCTGAGGGCGATGGGAATTAAGATAGATACCTTAACCCCGGGCCAGCAACACTACCTTGAAAGCTGGGAGATGGGGACATAA
- a CDS encoding MOSC domain-containing protein codes for MKGKIVSVNISDRKGVRKRPVKGAMIKKDFGIEGDAHASSEWHRQVSLLAMESIRKMQALGLKVNPGDFAENITTEGIDLLKLPIGTKMTIGKQIEVEVSQIGKKCHTRCEIYKKAGDCVMPKEGIFVKVLRGGKVREGDEIIIRSTQ; via the coding sequence ATGAAAGGCAAAATAGTCTCAGTCAATATCAGTGACAGGAAAGGGGTCAGGAAGAGACCGGTTAAGGGAGCAATGATAAAAAAAGACTTTGGCATCGAAGGCGATGCCCATGCGTCTTCAGAATGGCACAGGCAGGTAAGCCTTCTGGCCATGGAAAGCATCAGGAAGATGCAGGCACTCGGGCTGAAAGTCAACCCGGGTGATTTTGCAGAGAATATCACGACAGAAGGGATTGACCTGCTGAAACTCCCGATCGGTACCAAAATGACAATCGGTAAACAGATAGAGGTTGAGGTGAGCCAGATAGGCAAGAAATGCCATACCCGGTGTGAGATATACAAGAAGGCCGGTGATTGTGTCATGCCAAAGGAAGGGATATTTGTGAAAGTGCTCAGGGGGGGGAAGGTCAGGGAAGGAGACGAAATAATAATACGCAGCACACAATAA
- the trpS gene encoding tryptophan--tRNA ligase, with amino-acid sequence MKKYRVLSGMQSSGRVHLGNLVGALSNWVKLQEQYDCYYFVADWHSLTTGYADPSSIKESTKDLLVNFLAVGLDPDKCTIFIQSRVLEHAELHLLLSMITPVGWLERVPTYKEKQQELKDKDLSTYGFLGYPLLQTADIIIYRAKYVPVGIDQVPHLEISREIARRFNNLYKEIFPEPEALLTEFPKVPGTDGRKMSKSYDNAIYLSDSPKEVEQKIRTMVTDPARVKKTDPGNPDLSPVYQLHKVFSSLEECEEVASGCRTAGIGCIDCKKILIKNVFRVMEPIWAKRDELLNTPDRLLDVVHRGTEKAGKAAAETMRIVREAIGLY; translated from the coding sequence ATGAAGAAGTACCGGGTTTTGAGCGGGATGCAATCCAGCGGCAGAGTGCACCTGGGAAATCTCGTCGGAGCATTGAGCAATTGGGTGAAACTGCAGGAGCAGTATGACTGTTATTATTTCGTCGCAGACTGGCATTCCCTTACTACCGGATATGCAGATCCGTCTTCCATAAAAGAGTCTACAAAAGATCTGCTCGTAAATTTTCTGGCGGTCGGCCTGGACCCTGACAAATGCACGATATTCATTCAGTCGAGAGTTCTTGAACATGCAGAGCTTCATCTGCTTCTCTCAATGATCACCCCTGTCGGCTGGCTTGAGAGGGTACCTACCTATAAGGAGAAGCAGCAGGAACTGAAAGATAAAGATCTTTCGACCTACGGATTCCTGGGATACCCTCTCCTCCAGACGGCGGATATCATCATATACAGGGCAAAGTACGTCCCTGTCGGCATTGACCAGGTACCCCATCTGGAGATTAGCCGTGAAATCGCGCGGCGTTTCAATAATCTTTACAAAGAAATCTTTCCTGAACCAGAAGCCCTGCTCACCGAGTTTCCGAAGGTCCCGGGAACCGATGGACGGAAGATGTCGAAAAGCTATGACAATGCGATCTATCTCTCTGACAGCCCGAAAGAAGTTGAACAGAAGATAAGGACGATGGTCACCGATCCCGCACGGGTAAAAAAGACGGACCCGGGAAATCCTGACCTGTCTCCGGTTTATCAGCTTCATAAGGTGTTTTCATCCCTCGAAGAGTGTGAGGAAGTTGCCTCCGGATGCAGAACCGCAGGCATCGGCTGTATTGATTGCAAGAAAATCCTGATCAAAAATGTTTTCAGAGTCATGGAGCCGATCTGGGCAAAACGGGATGAACTCTTGAATACTCCTGACAGACTGTTGGATGTGGTGCACAGGGGAACTGAAAAGGCAGGAAAAGCTGCTGCAGAGACGATGCGGATAGTGCGGGAAGCTATCGGCTTGTATTAG
- the kdsB gene encoding 3-deoxy-manno-octulosonate cytidylyltransferase, whose translation MTAIVIIPARYDSTRFPGKPLYPLKGLPVIQHVYENAMRARLASEVLVATDSETIFERVLSFGGKAVMTDRKHPSGTDRIAEVAAGLDYDIIVNVQGDEPLIRPEMINEVITLLNDEKASIGTLVKKIEDPAQITDPNIVKVVFDSRNFAIYFSRAPIPFCRDEWKSLDHISMARYHDNAHIKVFKHIGIYSYRREVLLSLARMAPTALESIEKLEQLRALENGMAIKIKETFFETYGVDTPEDLERVEQWLNTSL comes from the coding sequence ATGACTGCGATAGTCATTATCCCTGCCCGTTATGACTCTACCCGTTTCCCGGGAAAACCCCTTTACCCCCTGAAAGGCCTGCCTGTCATACAGCATGTATACGAAAACGCGATGCGGGCCAGGCTTGCCAGTGAGGTACTTGTGGCAACCGACAGCGAAACCATCTTTGAACGCGTTCTTTCCTTTGGAGGCAAGGCAGTTATGACTGACAGAAAACATCCTTCCGGGACAGACAGGATTGCTGAAGTTGCCGCTGGACTGGACTATGATATAATTGTCAATGTACAGGGAGACGAACCGCTCATACGTCCTGAGATGATCAATGAAGTTATAACCCTCCTGAATGATGAAAAAGCCTCAATCGGAACACTCGTAAAAAAAATTGAAGACCCGGCGCAGATAACCGATCCGAATATTGTCAAAGTGGTCTTTGACAGCCGGAATTTCGCCATATACTTTTCAAGGGCACCGATACCTTTCTGCAGGGATGAATGGAAATCCCTTGATCATATCTCGATGGCCCGGTATCATGATAATGCGCATATTAAAGTTTTCAAGCATATAGGGATTTACAGTTACCGTCGTGAGGTGCTTCTTTCACTTGCCCGCATGGCTCCGACAGCACTCGAAAGCATAGAAAAGCTTGAACAGCTGAGGGCGCTCGAAAACGGGATGGCAATCAAGATCAAGGAAACATTCTTTGAAACTTATGGGGTAGATACTCCTGAAGACTTGGAAAGGGTAGAACAATGGCTAAATACATCTTTGTAA
- a CDS encoding site-2 protease family protein, producing MEFSEIARHIIISAFPILIAIVFHELSHGFVANKLGDPTAKMMGRLTLNPLAHIDPIGTVLMPLMLIIFTNGQFVFGYAKPVPINPMNFRNPKRDMAISAAAGPVTNILLAIASLFVLKLILAPMSLILPDAISSSVMTPLIMIFRSSIIINVVLAAFNMIPIPPLDGGRVLIGFLPYKQAVSFSKIEPFGFIIVIFMIMTGLTNYFVLPLVNLFLRLLQLF from the coding sequence GTGGAGTTTTCAGAGATTGCGCGGCATATAATCATATCAGCATTTCCTATCCTGATAGCGATTGTGTTTCATGAGCTTTCGCACGGATTCGTGGCAAACAAATTGGGAGATCCCACCGCCAAGATGATGGGCAGGCTTACCTTGAATCCCCTTGCACATATCGATCCTATCGGCACTGTGCTGATGCCTTTGATGCTTATCATATTCACCAATGGTCAGTTCGTGTTCGGATATGCAAAACCCGTCCCCATAAATCCGATGAATTTCAGGAATCCCAAGAGGGATATGGCGATTTCGGCAGCTGCAGGTCCTGTTACCAATATCCTTCTGGCGATTGCAAGCCTGTTTGTTCTCAAGCTCATATTAGCTCCTATGTCATTGATTCTGCCCGATGCCATCAGTTCAAGCGTCATGACTCCTTTAATAATGATTTTCCGGTCGAGCATAATAATTAATGTGGTACTTGCTGCCTTCAACATGATTCCTATCCCTCCTCTGGATGGTGGCCGCGTGCTCATAGGGTTTTTGCCGTATAAACAGGCTGTTTCATTCAGCAAGATCGAGCCTTTCGGATTTATCATTGTCATTTTTATGATCATGACAGGACTGACAAACTATTTCGTCTTACCGCTGGTAAATCTTTTCCTGCGGTTGTTACAGTTGTTCTAA